One region of Quercus lobata isolate SW786 chromosome 2, ValleyOak3.0 Primary Assembly, whole genome shotgun sequence genomic DNA includes:
- the LOC115966299 gene encoding histone acetyltransferase HAC1-like codes for MNAKQYMFGQSLGQIPNLSVPNIQSLSQMGDNGLGWQQVGSASCWRDPFPQQNIYDASSYQYDYCNSDAPKPPSDFFDVASTGFTEHNMVITKNTDQLHFMKGNEWDYANMFMSCDMEELLPPMVLSPQETSNITMFSNENEISDFGLFNGGPGSLQGNQKYDSEASVKCHFQQQQLDHVMLSQLDPTKVPVCVGNNQFTQSMVLPSAFREHPSDILIPQHGIHQVPVPFMPSMISNGQISTLEDTMQYYSVKSENSQHQTHESYVQFDKPSKAWSECCSVDQYELFHQNECEQPQFLSENLDGFQRLASGISTPTGFQSERTEGSLLMDFYGRAPDRPNSDNYFDVLPPLKRQKIENPMCTSPNENETSHQLAPLLVQPCSPEGLVNLKQKFDSSLSMNSEVPMVDMEDNVNANSNNLGYRRSVPVLPIHSQKKSEKRQHQPHRNECEQHQFLSEKLDGVQHLTSGISARTGFQSERTANSLLMDFYCRGPDGPNSGNYFDVLPPLKRQKMENPMCTSPNENETSHQLAPLLVQPCSPEGLVNLKQKFDSSLSINSEVPMVDMEDNVNANSNNLGYRRSVPVLPIHSQKKSEKSQHQPHRNECEQHQFLSERLDGVQHLASGISARTGFQSKRTANSLLMDFYCRGPDGPNSGNYFDVLPPLKRQKMENPMCTSPNENETSHQSAPSLVQPCTLEGLVNLKQKFDVLSSINSEVRMVDMEDNVNANSTKSGSRSVPVIPKELSFDHKEKEVKVRSEMYQTEPEIENKSTAPETNCAKEVQSGNMKIKGVSLTEFFNAEQLKEHILSLRKWVGKTIPKEERGNSENVCQLCASGNHSFAPVPIYCSRCGACIKRSVIYYYTTDESGTQNCFCNSCYKNSQAGNIKLQGISVSKATLNKKKNDEEAEEPWVQCDKCDRWQHQICALYNEKRDLENKAEYICPKCLIKEIETGKCVPLPKNGILGAKDLPRTMLSDHIEQRLLRSLTREKEERAKAEGKNLDKVPGAEDLVVRVVSSVDKHLKVKKQFLDIFDDEKYPAEFQYRSKVILLFQKIEGVDVCLFGMYVQEFGSECSPPNQRCVYLAYLDSVKHFRPEIKTITGECLRTFVYHEIMIGYLDFCKNRGFAACYIWACPPSKGEDYILYCHPEIQKTPNSDQLRHWYLLMLRKAAKENIVINSTNLYDNFFVPNGECKYKVTAARLPYFDGDYWSGAVEDEIRSLEKESPGESQRKLKKVMRNRALKGMGHATPSGNATKDIQIMQKLGETILPNKEDFIIAHLQFICTHCCEVILSGHRWVCNQCKNFQLCERCHDEKKNLYGMDTHTSMSKDKHLLSQVMVDDVPSVTKDEDLTLDTGLFENRHTFLSFCQGNRYQFDTLRRAKHSSMMILHHLHNPTLETTETNCSNCLKDTTVDQSRGSGICPELVVSAASNQEKGRSCHNHELIQQFPTTCHGIETKEAKQKTSHVHSSTIKEIKEEKQKASHVHSSTEKEKCKRKLLAILAHAFQCVACPCSDQNCLKMRRLFQHAKKCTSWLRGDCQQCRKGRALLILHLRNCTEPDCRVPYCTDLKKHAEARALQTDAWCRDAT; via the exons ATGAATGCTAAGCAATACATGTTTGGCCAGAGCCTTGGTCAGATACCAAACCTTTCTGTCCCGAATATCCAGAGTCTATCCCAGATGGGAGACAATGGCTTAGGTTGGCAACAAGTAGGCTCTGCAAGTTGCTGGCGGGATCCTTTTCCCCAACAGAACATTTATGATGCAAGCTCCTATCAATATGACTACTGCAACTCAGATGCACCTAAGCCTCCTTCTGATTTCTTTGATGTTGCTAGCACTGGCTTTACTGAGCATAACATGGTCATTACGAAAAACACTGATCAATTGCACTTCATGAAAG GAAATGAATGGGATTATGCCAATATGTTCATGTCTTGTGATATGGAGGAGTTGCTTCCACCAATGGTTCTTTCTCCTCAGGAGACTTCAAACATCACTATGTTTTCCAATGAGAATGAAATTTCTGATTTTGGACTTTTTAATGGAGGGCCAGGCTCTCTTCAGGGCAATCAAAAGTATGATTCTGAGGCATCAGTCAAATGCCATTTTCAACAGCAACAACTTGATCATG TAATGCTGTCCCAATTGGATCCGACAAAAGTTCCAGTCTGTGTAGGGAATAATCAGTTTACTCAATCAATGGTGCTTCCATCTGCATTCAGGGAACATCCTTCAGATATACTGATTCCTCAACATGGTATTCACCAAGTTCCTGTACCTTTTATGCCTAGCATGATCTCCAATGGACAGATCTCAACTCTTGAGGATACAATGCAATATTACTCCGTGAAGTCTGAAAATAGCCAACACCAAACCCATGAGTCATATGTTCAGTTTGATAAGCCATCTAAGGCATGGTCAGAATGCTGCTCGGTTGATCAATATGAACTTTTCCATCAAAATGAATGTGAGCAACCACAGTTTCTTTCAGAAAATTTAGATGGGTTTCAACGCTTGGCTTCAGGAATTTCTACACCAACTGGTTTTCAGTCAGAAAGAACTGAAGGTAGCCTTCTAATGGATTTTTATGGTAGAGCTCCTGATAGGCCCAATTCTGACAACTATTTTGATGTGCTGCCTCCTTTAAAACGTCAGAAGATTGAAAATCCTATGTGTACCTCTCcaaatgaaaatgaaacttCTCATCAGTTGGCTCCATTGTTGGTTCAACCATGCTCTCCTGAAGGACTAGTAAACTTGAAGCAAAAGTTTGATTCTTCTCTGTCTATGAATTCTGAGGTTCCCATGGTGGATATGGAAGACAATGTCAATGCGAATTCCAATAATTTGGGGTACAGAAGGAGTGTGCCTGTTCTTCCTATTCACTCCCAGAAGAAGTCTGAAAAGAGACAACACCAACCCCATCGAAATGAATGTGAGCAACATCAGTTTCTTTCAGAAAAGTTAGATGGGGTTCAACACTTGACTTCAGGAATTTCCGCACGAACTGGTTTTCAGTCAGAAAGAACTGCAAATAGCCTTCTAATGGATTTTTATTGTAGAGGTCCTGATGGGCCCAATTCTGGCAACTATTTTGATGTGCTGCCTCCTTTAAAACGTCAGAAGATGGAAAATCCTATGTGTACCTCTCcaaatgaaaatgaaacttCTCATCAGTTGGCTCCATTGTTGGTTCAACCATGCTCTCCTGAAGGACTAGTAAACTTGAAGCAAAAGTTTGATTCTTCTCTGTCTATTAATTCCGAGGTTCCCATGGTGGATATGGAAGACAATGTCAATGCGAATTCCAATAATTTGGGGTACAGGAGGAGTGTGCCTGTTCTTCCTATTCACTCCCAGAAGAAGTCTGAAAAGAGCCAACACCAACCCCATCGAAATGAATGTGAGCAACATCAGTTTCTTTCAGAAAGGTTAGATGGGGTTCAACACTTGGCTTCAGGAATTTCCGCACGAACTGGTTTTCAGTCAAAAAGAACTGCAAATAGCCTTCTAATGGATTTTTATTGTAGAGGTCCTGATGGGCCCAATTCTGGCAACTATTTTGATGTGCTGCCTCCTTTAAAACGTCAGAAGATGGAAAATCCTATGTGTACCTCTCcaaatgaaaatgaaacttCTCATCAATCGGCTCCATCATTGGTTCAACCATGCACTCTTGAAGGACTAGTAAACTTGAAGCAAAAGTTTGATGTTTTGTCATCTATTAATTCTGAAGTTCGCATGGTGGATATGGAAGACAATGTCAATGCAAATTCCACTAAATCGGGGTCCAGGAGTGTGCCTGTTATTCCTAAAGAGCTCAGCTTTGATCATAAAGAGAAGGAGGTAAAGGTCAGGAGTGAGATGTATCAGACAGAGccagaaatagaaaataaatctACCGCACCAGAAACTAATTGTGCGAAAGAAGTACAGTCTGGGAATATGAAGATAAAGGGTGTCTCCTTAACTGAATTTTTCAATGCAGAGCAATTAAAGGAACATATATTGAGTCTGAGGAAGTGGGTTGGTAAG ACTATACCAAAGGAAGAAAGGGGAAACAGTGAAAATGTATGTCAGTTGTGTGCATCAGGAAATCATTCTTTTGCCCCTGTACCAATATATTGTTCACGTTGTGGTGCTTGTATCAAGCGCAGTGTAATTTACTACTACACAACAGATGAAAGTGGTACACAAAATTGCTTTTGTAACTCATGCTACAAGAACTCTCAAGCTGGGAATATCAAACTCCAGGGTATTTCTGTTTCCAAGGCaacacttaataaaaaaaagaatgatgagGAAGCTGAAGAACCG TGGGTTCAATGTGATAAATGTGACCGATGGCAACATCAGATATGTGCTCTTTATaatgaaaaaagagatttggaaAATAAAGCTGAGTACATATGCCCCAAATGCCtcataaaagaaatagaaactgGGAAGTGTGTACCCTTGCCGAAGAATGGCATTTTGGGGGCAAAGGATCTGCCTAGAACCATGCTTAGTGATCACATAGAGCAAAGACTCTTAAGGAGTCTGACacgagagaaagaagagagagcaaaGGCTGAAGGAAAAAATCTTGACAAG GTGCCAGGAGCAGAAGATCTTGTTGTCAGAGTGGTTTCATCTGTTGACAAACATTTGAAAGTGAAGAAGCAGTTTCTGGATATCTTTGATGACGAAAAGTACCCTGCTGAATTCCAATACAGATCAAAG GTGATTCTTTTGTTTCAAAAGATTGAAGGAGTAGACGTATGCCTTTTTGGTATGTACGTCCAGGAGTTTGGCTCAGAATGCAGTCCTCCCAATCAAAGATGTGTTTATCTTGCATATCTTGATTCTGTCAAGCACTTCAGGCCTGAGATAAAAACTATTACTGGAGAATGTCTCCGTACCTTTGTTTACCATGAAATAATG ATAGGATACCTTGATTTTTGTAAGAATCGAGGTTTTGCGGCCTGCTACATTTGGGCCTGCCCACCTTCAAAGGGAGaagattatatattatattgccATCCTGAGATTCAGAAAACACCAAATTCTGATCAGCTGAGGCACTG GTATCTGTTGATGCTGAGGAAAGCAGCcaaagaaaatattgtgatcAATTCTACTAATTTATACGATAACTTCTTTGTTCCTAATGGAGAATGCAAGTACAAGGTTACAGCAGCTCGTTTACCATACTTTGATGGTGACTATTGGTCTGGTGCTGTTGAGGATGAGATCAGAAGTCTTGAAAAAGAAAGCCCAGGAGAGTCTcagaggaaattgaagaaagTGATGAGAAATAGAGCTTTAAAAGGCATGGGACATGCAACTCCTTCTGGGAATGCTACAAAAGATATTCAAATCATGCAAAAA TTGGGGGAAACTATCTTACCCAATAAGGAGGACTTCATAATTGCCCACTTACAGTTTATTTGCACACACTGCTGTGAAGTGATATTATCTGGTCACCGATGGGTTTGCAACCAGTGCAAAAATTTTCAGCTGTGTGAAAg ATGCCATGATGAGAAGAAAAACCTCTACGGGATGGACACACATACTTCAATGAGCAAGGATAAGCATTTACTCTCTCAG GTTATGGTTGATGATGTGCCTTCAGTTACCAAGGATGAAGATCTTACTTTAGACACTGGATTATTTGAAAATAGGCACACTTTCTTGAGCTTCTGTCAAGGCAACCGTTATCAGTTTGACACACTTCGGCGGGCTAAGCATTCCTCAATGATGATTCTGCATCATCTCCACAATCCAACACTGGAGACCACTGAAACTAACTGCAGCAACTGCCTTAAGGATACTACGGTTGACCAGAGCAGAGGAAGTGGGATCTGCCCAGAGTTAGTCGTCAGTGCTGCAAGCAATCAAGAGAAAGGACGTTCTTGTCATAATCATGAGTTGATTCAACAGTTTCCCACAACTTGTCATGGGATAGAGACTAAAGAAGCAAAGCAAAAGACATCACATGTTCATTCTTCAACAATAAAAGAGATTAAAGAGGAAAAGCAAAAGGCTTCGCATGTCCATTCTtcaacagaaaaagaaaaatgc aaaagaaaattgcTGGCTATTTTAGCACATGCATTTCAATGTGTAGCGTGTCCCTGCTCCGACCAAAACTGTCTTAAAATGAGAAGGCTGTTCCAGCATGCAAAGAAGTGCACTTCTTGGCTTCGTGGGGATTGTCAACAGTGCAGGAAGGGACGGGCGTTACTGATATTGCACTTGAGAAATTGTACAGAACCAGATTGTCGCGTACCATATTGCAC GGATCTGAAGAAACATGCAGAAGCTCGAGCATTGCAAACTGACGCTTGGTGCAGGGATGCCACTTAG